A single Perca flavescens isolate YP-PL-M2 chromosome 2, PFLA_1.0, whole genome shotgun sequence DNA region contains:
- the scrn2 gene encoding secernin-2 — MAEAPMSCDCFVSLPPGSRDDHVIFGKNSDRPRDEVQEVAHYPAACHSPGSMLECTYIQIPQVEHTHAVVLSKPAWMWGAEMGANDQGVCIGNEAVWTREPVAPGESLLGMDLVRLGLERGDSAWAALTVITGLLEQHGQGGPCREDPEPFSYHNTFLLVDRNQAWVLETAGRLWVAQKVTEGVKNISNQLTVGAEITAEHPELRSVAQAQGWWDGEGEFNFSRVFSPENPPARMELAKKRYKGGTDLLQQHDGSVTAAVMMSILRDKPSGICMDSGGFCTTGSMVSVLPRDSSLPCIHFFTATPDPSRSIFKPFIFSDLSIPVPRVVSPQFGPDDPVRKQPRFQSQVDRRHDLYKAHQVALNTMETNPDEGLAVYEILRDLESQCLSEISAMLNGEIPAEELGDLFFDSVDTEIKFYQ, encoded by the exons ATGGCAGAGGCTCCCATGTCATGTGACTGTTTTGTGTCCTTGCCCCCTGGCTCTCGCGATGACCATGTGATTTTTGGGAAGAACTCCGACCGTCCCCGGGATGAGGTGCAGGAGGTGGCCCACTACCCTGCAGCATGTCACTCTCCAGGCTCCATGCTGGAG TGCACATACATCCAGATCCCTCAGGTGGAGCACACCCACGCTGTTGTCCTCAGCAAACCTGCCTGGATGTGGGGTGCTGAAATGGGAGCCAATGACCAGGGAGTCTGCATCGGGAACGAGGCTGTCTGGACCCGAGAGCCTGTGGCTCCCGGAGAGTCTCTGCTGGGCATGGACCTTGTCAG ACTGGGGTTGGAGCGTGGTGACAGTGCCTGGGCGGCGCTGACCGTCATCACGGGCCTCCTGGAGCAGCATGGCCAGGGGGGGCCGTGCAGGGAGGACCCTGAGCCCTTCAGCTACCACAACACCTTCCTCCTGGTGGACCGCAACCAGGCCTGGGTCCTGGAAACCGCTGGGAGGCTGTGGGTGGCGCAGAAGGTTACAG AGGGTGTGAAGAACATCTCCAACCAGCTGACCGTCGGTGCCGAAATCACGGCAGAGCACCCGGAGCTGCGGAGCGTGGCCCAGGCTCAGGGCTGGTGGGACGGGGAGGGAGAGTTCAACTTCTCTCGGGTGTTCAGCCCCGAGAACCCTCCCGCCAGGATGGAGCTGGCCAAAAAACGCTACAAGGGAGGCACCGACCTACTCCAGCAACATGACG GCTCAGTGACGGCAGCGGTGATGATGTCCATTCTGAGGGACAAGCCCAGTGGCATCTGCATGGACTCTGGAGGTTTCTGCACCACAGGCAGCATGGTGTCTGTCTTGCCCAGAGACTCCAGCCTGCCCTGCATCCACTTCTTCACCGCCACCCCAGACCCATCCAG GTCTATATTCAAGCCTTTCATCTTCTCAGACTTATCAATCCCGGTGCCGAGAGTGGTTTCCCCACAGTTTGGCCCAGATGACCCTGTCAGGAAGCAGCCTCGCTTTCAGAGCCAGGTGGACCGCAGACATGACCTGTACAAGGCCCACCAGGTGGCGCTCAACACCATGGAGACCAACCCG GACGAGGGTTTAGCCGTCTATGAGATTCTGAGGGACTTGGAGTCGCAGTGTCTGAGCGAGATTTCAGCCATGCTGAATGGAGAGATACCAGCAGAAGAACTGGGGGACTTGTTTTTTGATTCCGTCGACACAGAGATCAAGTTCTACCAGTGA